One Ctenopharyngodon idella isolate HZGC_01 chromosome 3, HZGC01, whole genome shotgun sequence genomic window, taatgtttagcattttggttacttttaaaaccaAGAAATCATGTCTCAGTTCCAcaacacttgacttgacatttgatattcaacagtgttttgatctgcctgcattgacactattctttaagagctgctgtgcagccaaataatgtaccagttatcaatgtaaagctgctttgacacaatctacattgtaaaaagcgctatataaataaaggtgacttgacttgacaacaTGGAAATACACAgccctgaatatatatatatatatatatatatatatatatatatataatgtaaaggGCTATTCAGACATCTAGTAGCTACAGTATGGtgttacagattattttttagtcctttgataaagaaagtgttttcgtAGCTGGAAGGTGGAGTTTGCACTGTACAaccatgttgtttgcattttcttctttgaaaacaaaatagcagcgaAATTGAACTGAATGCGAAAGCGAACTGAAAGCGTTTTTCCCTGTGGGGAGCATCGTTTCAACTAGCAGCAGTGATTCAGTCTGCGTCTAAAGAGATTGTAGACGGGTGTTATTTGCGCATGCACCAGTGGCTCACGTGAGTTATAACTggcaacagaaccaggaaatactgtataatcaagcagcgcttaatatgtattattatggcaaaataatgatttatttagttttaaatgaaacgaTTGTGAACCTGATAGTATACCccctttattcaaaatataactgtaatctgattactgcgttttttgacgtaactgtaacgaattagttactggatttttgtatcctgattacgTAAAGCCGTTACTCCCTAACCCTGTTTAGTAGTATCCTTTATTGTGataatacactaaaaaatgctgagttaaagggttatttcacccaaaaatgaaaataatgtcattaattactcaccctcatgtctttccacacccgtaagaccttcgttcatcaaagatattgttgatgagatccgatggctcagtgaggcctccattgagagcaaagccattcaaactctaaagatccataaaggtactaaacacatatttgaaacagttcatgtgagttcagtgggtctatcttaatattataaagcgataagaatactttttatacttcgattcgtaaagctctgaagcagtattttgaaatcggcccatatagatattgttgaaaagtcgttattttgttttttttgccgcacaaaaagtattcttgttgctttatattattaagatagaactactgaactcacatgaactgtttttaaatatgtttttagtaccttatGGACCtcgagagtttgaatggctttgctctcactgagccatcggatttcatcaacaatatcttacagtttttttcaactgcttacacacattttcaaaactttgcctctttttttcaaaactttacacacaaatccaagaattgcacacacaaaatgcttCACATCTCTTGctaaatgaagcactgcattcaaagtTTCACAAACACATTCCTCTGTGGTATGTTCTTGTTCAAAGTCttaaaacactataaatcaATCCAAGGTAGGCAGCTTTTGTAATcaattaaatttcttttaattggttacttttctttttataataaacaaaaacctAAAGGCCAATAAAACTTCATCATTAAggtataaaatacagtaatcacTCTTTTGAGTCAAAGGTGTAGTCAAATCTGGGCTTCCCATCTTCAGCTTGGGGTTTCTTGTCCTCAGCTCTGGACTTCTAGGCGTCGGGGCTACTGACGTATCAGTATCCGAAGAGGCAATCAACTCATCAGTCTTTTATACTCGTGTTGTTTATCACAGACGTTAGGTTATCTTCTTGATTGACGTACGCTGTAACTTTCCCAAAGTTTCCCAGATCCTTCTCAAGGCCTTGTAGGTGCGAGCTGTCTGGCTTTTGTGTCCTTGAACTCCAGTAaactcagccaagatggctgatGTCCTTATAAGGTTCTAGGAGTAGAACCACAGTTCTCTATGTCCTTGAGCACACACATAGAACCGCACACACTTCTGTGTGCTCCTCCTTCTCATggacaggcacacacacacacatatctaaCAATAACTGTACATCTCTGTATAATACATTtcttagaaacaaacaaaataatatttaatacattggCCAAATGTGTAGCAACAGACATCCAAAATCTAAACAAGGAGGCATGGTAATTGCATTTTCTTGATATAATACAacaatatacacacagttattaaaaacctaaagctcttctttcatgagctcctatgtacatttatgtacaagattgaaagtaattggcagagagatgttaaaaaattcatggtaaacacgaaagcaagattgaaactaaactatttattttttttactgtaagcagttggttgtgaatacagtattacatagtacgaaagaaaagaaatacatcaaccgtGTGTAGTTagacagaaacaatggttgtgtttgaaaaaggaaatcaagacaCTTTCTGttagatttgtgtgtgttatatagagaattgtgtgttgtgttttgaaaaaagtgttttatgaaatttaaaactgagtcgaaggctgagaattagtgtatggttttgcagatttggcgTGTGGTTCtagtgtttgagtgtcaggtttcagaaattgtgtgacaagtaaagattttgtgtgtaagcagttgaaaaaaaccctgtaatttgtgttctgaagacgaacaaaggtcttacaggtgtataacgacatgagggcgagtaattaatgacattattttcatttttgggtgaactaaccctttaaaaacaacccaaatagggttgaaaatggacaaacccagtaattgggttgttttaacccaaagttgggttaaatgtttgcccaaacagctgggtagttttatttaactcaactattgtttaaaaattactatattggttgcttaaaatgaacccaaaataagttggaaattaacatttatgcttaataaattaacatttattaataaggttaatgaataataaaataaacatttattaaattgcctattaataatttttcaccttttgattattattgttgcctccagtaattatgtctgatttttaatttccaacctattttgggttcattttaagctagccatatagtcattttaaaataaaagttaggttaaataaaactgcccagcacattgggcaaacatttaacacaactgctgggtttgtccattttctactcaacttgggttgtttttaacccagcattttttttttaatgtaatgacaTGCATTATTACCATTCACCACTAGAGGGTGtgagaacagcattttttctcTATTCATTGGCTGACATCACATTCAACCAAGGTTAAAGAAATAGCACTAGACTTTGaaatcttttgaaaaaaaaaaaaaattttacccctattgtatttttttcgagGCTGAAACTTTCCAGCTTGTTCATCATAAGAAATCAACAACAAAACTTCCATTCATCACTTATCAAGTCGACATCAGTGAAATTAACCCTTTATTGTGTTATTTAAAATCAGCAAAAAAAATTGCTAGACATCCATACAGTACATTAACATAAAGCACCACTGAGATGTTAATATACAAACCAAACCCTTTTTAAAATCACAGTCAAGTATGTTATTTATAGCACCTGATGTGttcaaaatacaaataattattaGCACCTGATTCCTTTGGTaacaattgtgtttttttattattcagcaCCATTTCTTTACTTGTTATCTCAGATGTTATATCACTACATTCCTGAGATCCGGATTCTGCAGTCCAGGCCGAAGCCGGATTAAGATACAAAACCAACAACCAGCTTGTATTGAAGTCTCTTTTAAGTCATTGGTTGGGGCAGAGATCTGTACCTTGTGGTTTCAGATCATTTAATCTTGCTCTCCCTCTCTATATTTCTATCATCTAAGTCTCTCTCAAGTGGATTCTTGCTACTGAAAAAGGAAAGCCACATACATCCtgtttaacataaaaaaaaagcccCCCTCCTTCCAataaacagagccatacaccaCCACACACACTCAAAGCAGACATTCTCAGGGCTCTTGGCCCATTTAAAACCGGCAAATGACGTGTTTTTGATGACATATTCTTGAaatacagtactgttcaaaagtttggggtcagtaagatttttgttttcaaagaaactAATTTCTTTATTCAGcgagaatgcattaaattaaattgatcaaaagtgacattaaagatatttataatgttacaaaagatttctatttcgaataaatgctgttcttttgaactttctattcatctaagaatcctgaaaaaagaagtgtcaCGTTTCCACAAAACAGCTTTGACCACATgagtacattacattttaaaatatatttaaatagaaacagCTATttaaagttgtaataatatttcacaatatgtcAGTTTTTGAGAATAGAGACCTCTTTCATAAAACTCTAAAAATCTTAACAACCTCagatttttaaacagtagtgtatattaaactttttttcttttttttccaaaaacccTGACCAGGTGTGTATTTCCCGTACAACGACAtaactcgctgcttcactaccatagtacgatgcattgttgaacaaatcaactagctagtcacaacTGTTTCCCAAAACCGCATTGTCACAAACCTGTCGTTCAGCCACGGTGGTGAAtgatgtcacgcaggtggtgagtaataacttctttaaatgaatccgtttgagatcgaattaatgctagatattttgctataaatatatataatatacatggCATCTGAttactaattctcatttttctcatttattttgctttatttccagattcaataaTAGGCTCGTTTTTACGTACCagagcacgtacgcacatgcgcactcttcaaaaacggtgcttaaaggattagttcactttaaaatgaaaattaccccaagctttactcaccctcaagccatcctaggtgtatatgactttcttctttatgatgaacacaatcggagatattttaataaatatcctgacgcatccgagctttaatggcagtgaacaggggtcactatatgagctgaagaaggtgcatccatccacatccatccatcataaatgcactccacacggctccgaggggttaataaaggccttctgaagcgaagcgatgcatttgtgtaaaaaaatatacatatttaacaagttatgaagtaaaatatctagcgtccgccagaccgcctttcctattcaacttacgaaaccATTCAACCCCGGAGCCGTGCGGAGTgcgtttatgatgaatggatgtggatggagacactttcttcagctcgtactcgttgatcccgtccactgccattataaagctcgggtgcgtcaggatatttattaatataactctgattgtgttcatcataaagaagaaactcatatacacctagaatggcttgagggtgagtaaagcttggggtcatttttatttaaaagtgaactaatccttaagaCTTCATCTAAGACTTCTGGTTTTCTCCTGACGGATAAAGGGTTAAAAAAGAGACCAAATTATCAACAGAGACTTGGGCTCTTTTAACTTGGGATAGTAAACAATGACCTAACAACCATCTACAACACCGCAAATCCACTAAacaccacccagaacatcctacAGCACCAATATGCTTCGACGTGATGAACTTGTTTTGTTACGACTCCAGTTTCCTGTTAATGTCCGTTAAAGGTCAGCAGCAGGTTCAGATAGTCAGTTACAACATGTAAACATCCATTCACGACTAACATAAACCAGCTACCATTTCCCAGACGCTGCTAATAAATCTTAGGATGGtttgaaaaaagtttaaacaCAGACCTAAATATCTGGGCtacatcagtggttctcaactggctTTGCTTCAGATTTTAGGCTGGAGATCAGAACTGTTTATCATCCAGTAGTAAACAGAATTATccctaaaaacaacaacaacaacgacaacaacaacaaaacatttgtatttatattacaaTGAATTTTAGCATTTCTATGGCTTCATGCTCTTGACAGCCAATAGTTCAAAACATAGTTGGCACCAAACCCCATAGATGTAGccatattttcttcttcttatatttgattatttgtttttgaatataACGTCACACAACCTGCCCATGTGGGCATCTGCCTAATTTGACAAGCTTGTACCatgtgatataaaattataccaAATTACTGAATTTTGTTTAGATACTTTATAGTTTGAATGCACAGATTTTGATTTCAACAGCAAAAGATATGGAAAGTGTTTTCTCctcctttttaaatttttttttttttttaagataaagatgtttatatgaatagttgcatttttcatttGTAGCCTATTTAGCATTGTTGTTCCATCAGAACAGACTTGTGGCCCATTTTTGGGTCGTGatccaccagttgagaaccactggacTTCATTTTGGACACAGTTACCGGTTTTCTTCATACAAGACTCCTGTGGAATATGAAAAGCAGATTTCTCTGCTCTGCACTGCACTGGGATTTTCGTTTGGACTGCAGAAATCTAATATGAAATGTTTggatgcttttcagttttgttaaaGTTGCTTCACTGCTCAAGCATTTTGGCACATTTTCAAGCATCTTGTCCATAATCATGCCTTTCACTCCTTCCCGCCACCGTTTCTGGTTTTACTCAGTCTCTGGTATGATGAGGTATCCGTTAAAGGTGATGTAAACGTCCACGTCGTCGCTGTAGATGGCATTCTCGCGTTCGCGTTTGTAGAGACGGACCCAAACCTCGTCGCCCTCCTGCAGAGGCAGCATGACGCTCTGGCTCTGCATGATGGAGCGGTCGCTGGGCTGAGCGTAAACGATGGCCTTCTCGCTGTCGTTCTGCATGATGTGCATGTACGTCTCCTTGAAGTTCCACGTGTGGATGTTCACATTGAAGAAGTAGATTCCCGGTATGCGGCAGCGGTACTTCCCAGCAAACATGTCGAAGTGTTCAGGGGTGTTGACGAAGATGGTGTCAAAGATCAGGGCCTGGTAGTTGTCAACGCTGTGAAGGGACTTCCGTCGGCCGACTGAGAAAGCAGAATGCTGGGACTTGCAGGCGTCACCTGGAGCTCCGGCTTGTCCCTTATCTCCTTTAAGGCCTTCAGACCCTCGTGGTCCTGGGGAACCCTCAATCCCAGGCTTCCCAGGAGTTCCTCTTTCTCCACGGTCACCTTTGTCACCTTGAAAAGATGTCAGAAATGTCAGAAAGATGCAGAAGGAAAAAGAGCTAGAAGCCTAAATTAAACTGAATCGTGTATTAGGGCTATTATTCAGGTGGACATTATAAACATTTCTACAGTCTATAACtctataaagcctactgtatcatatttgatattatCAACAAAACCTGTTGTACACGATCTACTACATgcctattttttttaacaggccttttagtataattctaaaaatgaagcgaatcgatgcgtttgtgttagacaagtatctttatttaaaactttataaagtaaaacaacGAGCTTCCGGCgtgacagccatacgcattcggCGTACGTCCATAAAGCGCTAACTTCCGTGACATAATGCACAATGCCATGACATACTACACTATAACACGTAGcacgtcatgtcattgtgtagaaCGTCATGGCATTGTTGCGGAAGTTAACGCTTTATGGACTTATgtcgaatgcgtatggctgtcgcgccggaagcttgttattttactttataaagttttaaataaagatacttGTCTAACACAAACTcatcgattcacttcagaaggcctttattaacctcctggagtcatatggattaatttttcttatggatggatgcatttttcttcacatgtttgagaacagtcctgccctgaacacatctacatgaaAATATGAAGTTATAGTAATAGCGCCACCCAATGGCAACATGAAGTGACGTGTTTAACACTATGATGCGCTACTAGCAATTGAgtgctaaacatgctagaaacaatctaaaacatgctagcaacacttagctgagtgctaaagcatgctattatcgtcatgaaacaggaagttgttgtaactcgagcatacaatgtccaatctgcctcaaacttcacatgtttgataagtgccCTGATGACATCTACACATCAAAATTTAGTTATAGTCATATCACCAtcagctggtagcaggaagtgtggcaaatacaaatgtCTGACATTgtcctcctatatttatatacttaaatgcatattttccaccgtgctctgttttcctaaagccaccggTTGGCGGTGgcacgggtgcgagggccctttcatcgctgcttgcagctttaattataaaatgttactaTACCAACATttgaaaacaacaaatgaaaGTCAAAAAGGCACAAGCATAATTTGTGGCAGACTAAAATAAGTCCCCAGAACCTCAAATCACAGCTTCTAAAatgacaagttttttttttttttttctttcagtcacTTAACTTGGGCTCaaattcttttcttttgtcCACCTTGGTCAACATACAATTTTGGCAGTTCAAAATTTCCACAAACCACTTTTCCTGCAGGCTTCATTTCCGTACATgcaacaaacacatacacatatgtGCATGCAGACGCATAAAACAACTCTCATAACGGTTCCCGCCACATCAGCACCTTTCCTGCCAGGTTTGTCACTTCCTGTCCACCAAGAAGGCCTCCAGTGGAGCAGATATTTCTGAGCCAAGAGAGGTTAACTGAGGCTCACAGAGGGAAGAAAGCAGCTGAAAACACATATTCAAATCATTCAGCTCAATGAACATCTTATTTCCCAGTTGAATTTCAGTTATGTTTAGTCCTATATCCAGTATCCAGAAATGCTTGTGCCAGACAACAGACAAGCGATAGATTGGGAATCAGGGAAAACTGAAATCCAACAAGGATAGTTGGGGTCAAAATTCAGCtatacactcttagaagaaaaggagAATAAAACCTTAAAGGATTCTCTCAGGGACTTCACATACAGAACATTTTAGGGGTTCCCATCGttggatcattttatggatttagtttaattaattttattttaatttattttttttattttgattacattttatgaatgaaaCTGCTCGTAAATATACTTTTCGTAAATATACCTGTTGAACATTAAAGTATTATTCTCctgaacctttttggcataaaatagttctttaaaattgagtcaagaaccctagggttctatatagaactcatatacatatatagaaCCCCATTGAGCCTTTTTTCCAAAGGTCGACCGATTCATCGTTTTTGCCGATTAATTGGCAACGATAGCTAATTGGTGGAACATGCCGATAGTTGCCGATAGTTGTTCTAAAATAGAAGCAAATAAAGCGAGACACTATACATGTAatacacatttgtgtaatttcagTGCTCTAGcctttgtgtatatatttaaagatgGCCATCTTTAAGCAAAACTGTTTGGGTTTAtatgaaatggtaacactttacaataagattccatttgtaacattaattaaggttaataaatgctgtagaagtattgttcattgttagtgtgttaatttcaacatttagcTACTAATACATTTTAGAGTGTTACTTTTTGTTtgaatgcatgttttttgtttacttcaacatttattaatttaattaatatattcatatttgtaTGTGTATTTCATTAAGCACAGTTACAGGTTGTTTTTCATCCAGtatccattttaaaaactatCTGTTGATTAATCAGTTATCGGCAAGGACGGTCCAATCTAGTTATCGGTATCAGTAAAATCCACTATTGGTCGACCTCTACTTTTTTCTGTGAGATTTTCAGCTCTCCCTCTCTATAGAAGTTCTCCATATCTATAGTTTCTGCTGATGTTATTTGACTCTGAAACAGATGCTTTTGGTGGTTTAAATGCTCGTTGTATGGCTGATTTTACAATAAACAGTGTTGTAGAGCATTTTAGGTTTTCCTTTGAAAGGCTAGGAATCAGCATGCAAGAATTTATTAGCTACACAACTTCTTTTTGCCGTGAGCTAAAGCACTTTCTGAAGACTTTTGGTTACCTTTGAGAATGGTCATGTTGATGTATGCGCGGACCTCAGGCATGCTTTCTCTTATAGTTGCAGCGTCATCTAGTGGTGGGAGGTGGTCGCAGCATCGACGGCAGGGCGGTTGAGGTACGGAGACTACTAGATGAAGAAATAGACAGGCAAGCAGGAGGAACCCAAACATGGTGCGATCTGAGATAAAAGAATAAATATGCACTTATAAGAGTCACTCCCTATAATAACGTTCCACACAATGTTATTCTTTCACTAGTGTGAGACTGTGTATTTATAAGTGGGAACATTAGGGTAGACTGGATTAGTGTAATCCTAAAAAATAGAAAGAAGAGGGGCTTCTTGGTAGTGCTAAGTGGAATGCAGCCTGACGAATGTAGGCCTCTTCAGGACACAGATGAATGTTTCTGTTGGTCTGAGTCCAACCTGCACACATGAGTACAGCTAAACTAACAGTTCAGTCCGTCTGTCTCTCCGCTCAACAGAATCCAGCTCGTATCTGCCAGAGTTCATCTGGTAATTCTCATGAGATAAAATGATAAAACGCTTCCAAATTCATATTTGCTAAGAATTTATGATGTTAAAATACTTCCTGTACTAATACTAATCATAGGTTGGATGTTCTGAAGAGTGTAAACAATGTGGCTGTGTTGCATTTCCATTGAATCATATAGCGCCAATCAGATGGAGACTGCAGTGCAATTATTTAAAGAAACCTTTGCAATGCTGATCTATGATTATGGTATAATCTACTTCAGATAAACTGGCCCAAagcagcaaaagaaaaaaagagagagaaaaaaacttgTCGGGTTGTTTTACATGTAGGTCAAACGTCTCTTTCTGTCTAAGTGAGCAGTTCATGATCAGAAAAAGTGGACCTTAAATCATGACTTAAATCAGGGGGTTATATAAAACAACATATAATCAAGACGAAAAGCCTAAAAATCACTTTCCATGTTGGTGAAAGACGGTGGTTGACCAGTTGGTATAACCCAACATCATTCAATAAGGAAAAATGGaaaatgactgttaaaaaaggATAGAAAAATTGTATCCGTGCTGCtactgaaaatacagaaatcaacattga contains:
- the c1qtnf6a gene encoding complement C1q tumor necrosis factor-related protein 6, whose protein sequence is MFGFLLLACLFLHLVVSVPQPPCRRCCDHLPPLDDAATIRESMPEVRAYINMTILKGDKGDRGERGTPGKPGIEGSPGPRGSEGLKGDKGQAGAPGDACKSQHSAFSVGRRKSLHSVDNYQALIFDTIFVNTPEHFDMFAGKYRCRIPGIYFFNVNIHTWNFKETYMHIMQNDSEKAIVYAQPSDRSIMQSQSVMLPLQEGDEVWVRLYKRERENAIYSDDVDVYITFNGYLIIPETE